The Thiovulum sp. ES DNA segment AGTTTCAATTTCTGGTTCTGGTTCGATTTCTGGTTCATCATCAAGACCAATTTTTGCAATTTCATCATCAATTGCAGAGTGATCAATATCATTTTCATCATCAGAAACATCATTTTCTAAATCAGAAATATCTATATCAATTTCGACCTCATCGCTAGTTTCTTCATTATCTTCTTTTTTGAAAGTATTTTCGAGAAAATCTTTTTGCTCTTCATCTCTTCTTTCAAGTTCTTCAAGCTCTTTTTTCTCTTCCTCTGTTAGCATATCATCAATATCTAAATCATCATCAGATTCAGCAGAAGTTTTGTCGCCTAAATTATCATCAGATTCAACAGAAGTTTCGACATTTCCAGTTTCAAGATCATCATTTTTAATTGTAGAACTGTCATCTTCTTTTTTGAAAGTATTTTCGAGGAAATCTTTTTGCTCTTCATCTCTTCTTTCAAGTTCTTCAAGCTCTTTTTTCTCTTCCTCTGTTAGCATGTCATCAAGATTTAAATCTAAATCAAGTTCATCAGATTCGCTGGAAATATCTTTTTTCTCTTTGTCAGCTTCTAAATTTTCATCAATTTTAGGCTCTTCCTCTTCAGAACTATCATCTTCTTTTTTGAAAGTATTTTCGAGGAAATCTTTTTGCTCTTCGTCTCTTCTTTCAAGTTCTTCAAGCTCTTTTTTCTCTTCCTCTGTTAGCATGTCATCAAGATTTAAATCATCAGATTCTTCATTATGATTCTCTTCTTGTTCGGCAGATGTTTCTTCTTCCTCTTTGAGAGTTTCTCGAAGTTCAGCTTCTTCGTTTTCAAGAATTCCATTTAAATCTAAATCATCTTCAGTATCAAATTCATCCTCATCATCTTCAGATAGCTCAACCAAATCTAAGTCATCAAGTGGAGATTTTGGAGTATCATTACTTGTTAAGCCATGCTCATTTTTAACATCATCAATTAATGTAACTAAATCAGTTGGGAGAAAAGGTTTATTAATTCTATGAGCAAAACCTTCTCGCTCTTCTTCATCTTTAGAAGTTATAAGGCAACTGCTTTTATAATGGATTTTTTCATTAATTTTATCTAGTACATCTTCATCAATAACAAATGCACCATCATCGAGAAGTAGAAGGTCAAAATCTTCACTAATTAGTTCATCAGTACTACCAGCAACAACAACATCGTCGCTACTTTTTTTAGCACTTAAAGTAACAAGTTTTTCAACAACTGGATTTTCGTTAAAAAGTAATATCTTCACTTGACATATCCTTTAAAATATCTGAAAAGATTCTATCAGACTACTTTAGAAAAGAGAAATGATAGAGAGAGACAGAATTGTTGTTTTCATCATGAATTTTTACAGTTTCAACAAGAACACCATTCTTTTTTATCTCATCTGTGATGGCTGAATCATTTTCGTTGTATTCTGTAAAGAGGGAATCGCTATCTGATTCATTCTCATTCTCTTCTGAAAATTCACCAAAATTTAAAAAATACAGCTCTTCTTGAGTGTATCGATATTCGACTTTATCAAAATATTCCAAAAGTTCATCATCATCGATGTTGTATCTTGCCTCAACAAACTCTTTTACACTCTTCTTTTTTTCATGTAAGTCTTTTGAAACTTGTGAAAAGATGAAACTGCTATACTCATTTGTCTCTAATCTCTTATCGATGAGGTCAAGAAAATGTAGCGAAGTTCCATGAACTTTTAAATAGCCATAGCTTAAAAAAGAGGCTATGATAACTGCCATTATCACTTCAACAAGAGTGAAACCGCCTTGAAATTTTATTTTTTGTCGATTTTTAAGAAGTGAAAATCTCAAAAAACGAGCATGAATTCTCTTTTCAATTGTTGAAATTTTATCATTTACCTCCATGCGATTTTCCCGAAAGTTTTTAAAATAGAATTTTAAAGTTTTATTTATATGAATAATAATTTCAACTGTGCTAAAAAGAAGTTTTTTCAATATCTTTCCCCCTGTTTTGTTTAACAAGATTCTAGCGATAAGTTGAAATAGAATGAAAATGAGAAACTTCATAATTTCTGATATAATAGTTAAATGGAGTATTTAAAGAATTTAAACGATCAACAATTAAAAGCTGTTCAGAAAATAGAAGGAACAGTTCTTGTTTTTGCTGGTGCTGGAACTGGAAAAACAAAAACCCTTGTATCCCGAGTTTTTAATCTTTTAGAACATGGAGTTCCACCCGAGAATATTCTTTTGATGACTTTTACAAATAAGGCATCGAATGAGATGTTACAAAGAATTGAAGAGAGTGGATATATAAATGGAAAGCTCCCCTTTGTTGGCACATTTCATAAATTTGGAAATATATTTCTTTCGAGAAATCATCATCTTCTAGAAGGTAGAGATGGAAATTTCAGAATTATTGATTATTCAGAAGTGAAATCAATTGTAAAATGGATTTTAGACGAGGACGAAAAATACAGAAAAAACTTTTCTTCTGACGAAGTTATAAAACTGATCTCAAAAATGAAGAACTCAAATGTTCAGTCTCATGAAATTGAGAAAATAATAATTCCAATGGTTTATGATCGAGATATTTTTGTGAAACTTTATCAGCGATATGATGCAGAAATGATTGAGAGAAACCTCATCGACTTGGATGATTTACAAATTTTAACTTATAAGATTTTAAAAGATAATAAAGAGTTGAGAGACAAATACTCAAACTACTATAAATATATCATGATTGATGAGTTTCAAGATACTAATAAAGTTCAATATGAGATGTTGAAACTTCTTTTAGAGACACATTCAAATCTTTTTGTAGTTGGAGATGACGATCAATCGATTTATGGCT contains these protein-coding regions:
- a CDS encoding prepilin-type N-terminal cleavage/methylation domain-containing protein (TIGRFAM: prepilin-type N-terminal cleavage/methylation domain) translates to MKKLLFSTVEIIIHINKTLKFYFKNFRENRMEVNDKISTIEKRIHARFLRFSLLKNRQKIKFQGGFTLVEVIMAVIIASFLSYGYLKVHGTSLHFLDLIDKRLETNEYSSFIFSQVSKDLHEKKKSVKEFVEARYNIDDDELLEYFDKVEYRYTQEELYFLNFGEFSEENENESDSDSLFTEYNENDSAITDEIKKNGVLVETVKIHDENNNSVSLYHFSFLK